One Octopus sinensis linkage group LG11, ASM634580v1, whole genome shotgun sequence genomic window carries:
- the LOC115217271 gene encoding dual specificity tyrosine-phosphorylation-regulated kinase 2-like, giving the protein MKQYMNKLSAFEHHEIFNYPQVYFVGPTAKKRQGIVGGNNNNGYDDENGSYLHVPHDHIAYRYEVLKIIGKGSFGQVVKAYDHKAQQHVALKMVRNEKRFHRQAQEEIRILEHLKKQDRDNSMNIVHMLEHFTFRNHICITFELLSMNLYELIKKNKFQGFTLQLVRKFAHSILQCLDSLHNNSIIHCDLKPENILLKQQGRSGIKVIDFGSSCYEHQRIYTYIQSRFYRAPEVILGGKYGMPIDIWSLGCILAELLTGYPLFPGEDEGDQLACIIEMLGMPPQKLLDHSKRARNFISSKGFPRYCTVSTLPDGSSVINGGRSRRGKPRGSPGSKEIMAALKGCDDPLFLDFMRRCLEWDPNSRMTPSQALRHAWLRRRLPKPPPNENRDTNSMSTTIATIGNNGTNTNVGTLNRRNSTGNNRNGAVPKLANGTSSGNKTRQIIPDDVVITSSQFNSRTKLPQIGSTL; this is encoded by the coding sequence ATGAAGCAATATATGAACAAGCTCAGTGCGTTTGAGCATCACGAGATCTTCAACTACCCCCAGGTTTATTTTGTTGGCCCCACGGCGAAGAAACGGCAAGGTATTGTcggtggcaacaacaacaacggataCGACGACGAAAACGGATCTTACCTGCACGTCCCCCACGATCACATCGCTTATCGCTATGAAGTTCTGAAGATTATCGGCAAGGGCAGCTTTGGACAAGTGGTTAAGGCTTACGACCACAAAGCACAACAACATGTTGCTTTGAAAATGGTACGCAACGAAAAAAGGTTCCACCGACAGGCACAGGAAGAGATTCGAATCTTGGAACATTTGAAAAAACAAGATCGAGACAACAGCATGAATATTGTCCACATGTTGGAACATTTCACGTTTCGCAACCACATATGTATCACATTCGAATTGCTAAGCATGAATCTATATGAGTTAATCAAGAAGAACAAATTTCAAGGATTTACATTACAGCTTGTTCGCAAGTTCGCGCATTCAATCTTACAATGTTTAGACTCTCTTCATAACAACAGCATCATCCACTGCGACCTTAaacctgaaaatattttgctgaaaCAACAAGGCCGCAGTGGGATCAAAGTCATAGACTTTGGTTCTAGTTGCTATGAACACCAGAGGATCTATACATACATCCAGTCTCGCTTCTATCGGGCTCCTGAGGTCATCCTTGGTGGTAAGTACGGTATGCCTATTGATATATGGAGCCTCGGGTGTATCCTGGCCGAGCTTCTTACGGGCTACCCATTATTTCCAGGTGAAGATGAAGGGGACCAGCTAGCATGTATCATAGAAATGTTGGGAATGCCCCCGCAAAAACTGTTAGACCATTCTAAAAGAGCTCGTAATTTTATTAGCTCCAAAGGATTTCCAAGATACTGTACAGTAAGTACCCTCCCGGACGGGTCGAGTGTCATCAACGGTGGCAGGTCGCGACGTGGTAAACCTCGAGGTTCTCCGGGAAGCAAGGAGATCATGGCTGCTTTAAAAGGTTGTGATGATCCCCTATTTTTAGACTTTATGCGTCGGTGTTTGGAATGGGATCCAAATTCTCGGATGACTCCCAGCCAGGCTCTTCGTCACGCCTGGCTGCGCAGGAGGCTGCCGAAACCACCACCGAATGAAAACAGAGACACTAACAGCATGTCAACCACTATAGCAACGATTGGTAACAACGGTACCAATACAAATGTTGGTACTTTGAATCGTAGAAACTCTACGGGAAACAATAGAAACGGTGCCGTGCCAAAACTTGCAAACGGCACCAGTTCAGGGAACAAAACTAGGCAAATCATTCCGGACGATGTGGTCATCACATCGTCCCAGTTTAATTCGCGGACAAAACTGCCCCAAATAGGATCCACTTTATAA
- the LOC118765341 gene encoding myb-like protein AA isoform X2 translates to MALKERRGGGFWGCDTFGLRHLRPLLLNVASENQTINAVGTNLSNAAHNMNFDDQKPTSIAYREDASSDSASISHIVCSRVTTVSGNSIGEAEEEEATTLTSCNNGSGSRSSGRTTGSNSGINNGKVVKCSKSCDSGVCTSSLSNPAHEKIVLALPSLSPISLRPTLESATQQQQEEEETVNKRRSSSVVGLWRRGGDRADLRNVITNAGSQRRPSKKTTRDPVRELRKTARSRRRLEEDINSSKVIIHRAPSSSSSSGSSSNSSSSWAGSRRNISSSGSSVRAKILLGGSGRRLGVSPSSDPGCRNSNDLRYHYYCHPNTSHLTVNRCGSCCGSTNSSSSHCGNTVTKHNISSYLSDDLSSSSSSSSSGSSSCSNSSSYGITSNSSSGSSSSSNNNSSSNSNNSSSSSSNSPQVIYHHHHHPPPPPPPLSHSCHRILPRPLQQYQQQQQQQQQHQQPERQDTTFATHQKLPTTHHGRHHHHQQRCYYYSNSNSSSVVGSPQFTVKVVPLPKEELSPRLQQQQNTTEPPQLQLLHPDNHSHKYHHHHQHHQHHHQQQQQQHNHHHHHHRRQHTFPSRFHLPSPPQPLPLRSFVSSSPVYVQQLIPAARGEPGSAREGCFNCSRRSKGNNDSPPQPQPPQSSSIIQQRHHSPAIAADQRRISAPPDPQNGDRGGVGDVNDQHLSLFRQRYNQQQQIRHFTFPQYQSQEHYNCKHHQQLQQLQLQQQQQRPYNLCHSREEGIEEDRFEEGIAYERDGRRTYHFVNAGAVSYCRRNNTASSCGTATIINTLPASTTATKSEILQPLSQFILYVQRSTLPVRLEPEPSPSAQTSPRPAISVTTLLKVFLCTFCRHHRHHLLPTVAPPSPLVAPPSQTLPPPQQTPSTMSVLTTTTTI, encoded by the exons ATGGCACTAAaagaaaggagaggaggaggcTTCTGGGGCTGCGACACATTCGGTCTTCGTCACCTGCGTCCTTTATTATTAAATGTAGCCTCTGAAAACCAAACAATTAACGCGGTTGGCACTAATCTCTCAAATGCAGCCCATAACATGAACTTCGATGACCAGAAGCCGACATCTATTGCGTATCGAGAAGACGCATCTTCAGATTCCGCAAGCATTAGTCACATTGTCTGTTCCAGAGTAACAACCGTCTCCGGAAATTCAATtggagaagcagaagaagaagaagctaccACATTGACAAGTTGCAATAACGGTAGTGGCAGCAGAAGCAGTGGCAGAACAACTGGGAGTAACAGTGGCATCAATAATGGTAAAGTGGTTAAGTGTAGTAAAAGTTGCGATAGCGGTGTGTGTACGAGTTCTTTGTCGAACCCAGCCCATGAGAAAATAGTGTTGGCTCTGCCATCGTTGTCTCCGATATCACTGAGACCGACTTTGGAATCGgcgacacaacaacaacaagaagaagaagaaacggtaAACAAGCGTCGTTCTTCCTCTGTGGTCGGGTTGTGGAGGCGTGGCGGAGACAGAGCAGATCTGAGAAATGTTATTACTAATGCTGGCAGCCAGCGCCGACCATCGAAGAAAACCACACGCGATCCAGTGAGGGAATTGAGGAAAACGGCCAGAAGCCGAAGAAGACTAGAGGAGGATATTAATTCTAGTAAGGTGATCATTCATAGAGCCccgagcagcagcagcagcagcggcagcagcagtaacagcagcagcagctgggcAGGAAGTCGGAGAAAcatcagcagcagcggcagcagtgtCAGAGCCAAGATACTATTAGGAGGAAGTGGAAGACGTCTAGGTGTGTCCCCTTCGTCTGATCCCGGTTGCAGGAACTCTAACGATCTACGCTACCATTACTATTGCCATCCCAACACATCGCATCTGACGGTCAACCGATGTGGTAGCTGCTGTGGTAGTACGAACAGCAGCAGTAGTCATTGTGGAAATACAGTCACCAAGCACAACATTAGTAGTTACCTTAGTGACGATctgagtagtagcagcagtagtagtagcagcggtagtagtagttgtagcaacagcagtagctaCGGCATCAccagtaacagtagtagtggtagcagcagtagtagcaacaacaatagcagcagtaacagtaacaatagtagcagcagtagcagtaacagtCCACAAGtcatttaccaccaccaccaccacccgccgccgccgccgcctccactgTCACACAGTTGCCACAGAATTCTCCCCCGTCCCCTTCAGCaataccaacagcagcagcagcagcaacaacaacatcagcaacctGAGAGACAGGATACCACTTTTGCTACTCATCAGAAATTACCAACGACCCACCacggtcgccaccaccaccatcaacaacgcTGCTATTACTATTCCAATTCTAATTCCAGCAGTGTTGTGGGATCTCCACAGTTTACGGTGAAGGTTGTACCACTACCCAAGGAGGAGCTTTCCCCCagactgcagcagcagcagaacaCAACAGAACCCCCTCAACTGCAGTTACTACACCCTGACAACCACAGTCAcaaataccatcatcaccatcaacatcatcaacatcatcaccaacagcaacagcagcagcataatcatcatcatcatcatcatcgtcgtcagcaCACTTTCCCGTCGCGGTTCcacctcccgtctcccccgcaacCACTGCCACTGAGGTCGTTCGTCTCTTCCTCTCCCGTGTACGTGCAGCAGCTCATTCCAGCGGCGAGGGGTGAGCCCGGCAGCGCCAGAGAAGGGTGTTTCAACTGTAGCAGGAGAAGCAAAGGGAACAACGATTCGCCACCGCAGCCGCAGCCGCCACAGAGTAGTAGTATCATCCAACAACGGCACCACAGCCCGGCCATTGCAGCCGACCAACGGCGTATTTCTGCGCCGCCCGATCCACAAAATGGCGACCGAGGAGGTGTCGGCGACGTTAACGACCAACACCTCAGCCTCTTCCGTCAACGCTACAACCAGCAACAACAAATCCGACACTTTACTTTTCCCCAATATCAATCGCAGGAACACTACAACTGTAAACACcaccaacaactgcaacaactacagctacaacagcag caacaacgacccTACAACCTTTGCCATAGCAGAGAGGAAGGAATCGAAGAAGACAGGTTTGAAGAAGGAATCGCTTACGAAAGAGACGGACGAAGAACCTATCATTTTGTTAACGCTGGTGCTGTCAGCTATTGCCGAAGGAATAACACAGCTAGCAGCTGCGGAACTGCTACAATTATTAACACACTACCAGCATCGACAACAGCCACAAAATCGGAAATATTACAGCCACTATCCCAATTCATTCTGTACGTCCAGCGGTCAACACTACCAGTCCGCCTGGAACCAGAGCCGTCTCCATCAGCACAAACATCACCACGGCCGGCCATCAGTGTAACAACCCTTCTGAAGGTTTTCCTTTGCACTttttgtcgtcatcatcgccaccacttgCTTCCAACAGTAGCACCACCATCGCCGTTAGTAGCACCACCTTCACAgacgttaccaccaccacaacaaacaccatcaacCATGTCGgtgcttacaacaacaacaacgatttgA
- the LOC118765341 gene encoding myb-like protein AA isoform X1 codes for MALKERRGGGFWGCDTFGLRHLRPLLLNVASENQTINAVGTNLSNAAHNMNFDDQKPTSIAYREDASSDSASISHIVCSRVTTVSGNSIGEAEEEEATTLTSCNNGSGSRSSGRTTGSNSGINNGKVVKCSKSCDSGVCTSSLSNPAHEKIVLALPSLSPISLRPTLESATQQQQEEEETVNKRRSSSVVGLWRRGGDRADLRNVITNAGSQRRPSKKTTRDPVRELRKTARSRRRLEEDINSSKVIIHRAPSSSSSSGSSSNSSSSWAGSRRNISSSGSSVRAKILLGGSGRRLGVSPSSDPGCRNSNDLRYHYYCHPNTSHLTVNRCGSCCGSTNSSSSHCGNTVTKHNISSYLSDDLSSSSSSSSSGSSSCSNSSSYGITSNSSSGSSSSSNNNSSSNSNNSSSSSSNSPQVIYHHHHHPPPPPPPLSHSCHRILPRPLQQYQQQQQQQQQHQQPERQDTTFATHQKLPTTHHGRHHHHQQRCYYYSNSNSSSVVGSPQFTVKVVPLPKEELSPRLQQQQNTTEPPQLQLLHPDNHSHKYHHHHQHHQHHHQQQQQQHNHHHHHHRRQHTFPSRFHLPSPPQPLPLRSFVSSSPVYVQQLIPAARGEPGSAREGCFNCSRRSKGNNDSPPQPQPPQSSSIIQQRHHSPAIAADQRRISAPPDPQNGDRGGVGDVNDQHLSLFRQRYNQQQQIRHFTFPQYQSQEHYNCKHHQQLQQLQLQQQQQQQQQHLQQQQQQQRPYNLCHSREEGIEEDRFEEGIAYERDGRRTYHFVNAGAVSYCRRNNTASSCGTATIINTLPASTTATKSEILQPLSQFILYVQRSTLPVRLEPEPSPSAQTSPRPAISVTTLLKVFLCTFCRHHRHHLLPTVAPPSPLVAPPSQTLPPPQQTPSTMSVLTTTTTI; via the coding sequence ATGGCACTAAaagaaaggagaggaggaggcTTCTGGGGCTGCGACACATTCGGTCTTCGTCACCTGCGTCCTTTATTATTAAATGTAGCCTCTGAAAACCAAACAATTAACGCGGTTGGCACTAATCTCTCAAATGCAGCCCATAACATGAACTTCGATGACCAGAAGCCGACATCTATTGCGTATCGAGAAGACGCATCTTCAGATTCCGCAAGCATTAGTCACATTGTCTGTTCCAGAGTAACAACCGTCTCCGGAAATTCAATtggagaagcagaagaagaagaagctaccACATTGACAAGTTGCAATAACGGTAGTGGCAGCAGAAGCAGTGGCAGAACAACTGGGAGTAACAGTGGCATCAATAATGGTAAAGTGGTTAAGTGTAGTAAAAGTTGCGATAGCGGTGTGTGTACGAGTTCTTTGTCGAACCCAGCCCATGAGAAAATAGTGTTGGCTCTGCCATCGTTGTCTCCGATATCACTGAGACCGACTTTGGAATCGgcgacacaacaacaacaagaagaagaagaaacggtaAACAAGCGTCGTTCTTCCTCTGTGGTCGGGTTGTGGAGGCGTGGCGGAGACAGAGCAGATCTGAGAAATGTTATTACTAATGCTGGCAGCCAGCGCCGACCATCGAAGAAAACCACACGCGATCCAGTGAGGGAATTGAGGAAAACGGCCAGAAGCCGAAGAAGACTAGAGGAGGATATTAATTCTAGTAAGGTGATCATTCATAGAGCCccgagcagcagcagcagcagcggcagcagcagtaacagcagcagcagctgggcAGGAAGTCGGAGAAAcatcagcagcagcggcagcagtgtCAGAGCCAAGATACTATTAGGAGGAAGTGGAAGACGTCTAGGTGTGTCCCCTTCGTCTGATCCCGGTTGCAGGAACTCTAACGATCTACGCTACCATTACTATTGCCATCCCAACACATCGCATCTGACGGTCAACCGATGTGGTAGCTGCTGTGGTAGTACGAACAGCAGCAGTAGTCATTGTGGAAATACAGTCACCAAGCACAACATTAGTAGTTACCTTAGTGACGATctgagtagtagcagcagtagtagtagcagcggtagtagtagttgtagcaacagcagtagctaCGGCATCAccagtaacagtagtagtggtagcagcagtagtagcaacaacaatagcagcagtaacagtaacaatagtagcagcagtagcagtaacagtCCACAAGtcatttaccaccaccaccaccacccgccgccgccgccgcctccactgTCACACAGTTGCCACAGAATTCTCCCCCGTCCCCTTCAGCaataccaacagcagcagcagcagcaacaacaacatcagcaacctGAGAGACAGGATACCACTTTTGCTACTCATCAGAAATTACCAACGACCCACCacggtcgccaccaccaccatcaacaacgcTGCTATTACTATTCCAATTCTAATTCCAGCAGTGTTGTGGGATCTCCACAGTTTACGGTGAAGGTTGTACCACTACCCAAGGAGGAGCTTTCCCCCagactgcagcagcagcagaacaCAACAGAACCCCCTCAACTGCAGTTACTACACCCTGACAACCACAGTCAcaaataccatcatcaccatcaacatcatcaacatcatcaccaacagcaacagcagcagcataatcatcatcatcatcatcatcgtcgtcagcaCACTTTCCCGTCGCGGTTCcacctcccgtctcccccgcaacCACTGCCACTGAGGTCGTTCGTCTCTTCCTCTCCCGTGTACGTGCAGCAGCTCATTCCAGCGGCGAGGGGTGAGCCCGGCAGCGCCAGAGAAGGGTGTTTCAACTGTAGCAGGAGAAGCAAAGGGAACAACGATTCGCCACCGCAGCCGCAGCCGCCACAGAGTAGTAGTATCATCCAACAACGGCACCACAGCCCGGCCATTGCAGCCGACCAACGGCGTATTTCTGCGCCGCCCGATCCACAAAATGGCGACCGAGGAGGTGTCGGCGACGTTAACGACCAACACCTCAGCCTCTTCCGTCAACGCTACAACCAGCAACAACAAATCCGACACTTTACTTTTCCCCAATATCAATCGCAGGAACACTACAACTGTAAACACcaccaacaactgcaacaactacagctacaacagcagcaacaacaacagcaacagcatctacagcaacagcagcaacaacaacgacccTACAACCTTTGCCATAGCAGAGAGGAAGGAATCGAAGAAGACAGGTTTGAAGAAGGAATCGCTTACGAAAGAGACGGACGAAGAACCTATCATTTTGTTAACGCTGGTGCTGTCAGCTATTGCCGAAGGAATAACACAGCTAGCAGCTGCGGAACTGCTACAATTATTAACACACTACCAGCATCGACAACAGCCACAAAATCGGAAATATTACAGCCACTATCCCAATTCATTCTGTACGTCCAGCGGTCAACACTACCAGTCCGCCTGGAACCAGAGCCGTCTCCATCAGCACAAACATCACCACGGCCGGCCATCAGTGTAACAACCCTTCTGAAGGTTTTCCTTTGCACTttttgtcgtcatcatcgccaccacttgCTTCCAACAGTAGCACCACCATCGCCGTTAGTAGCACCACCTTCACAgacgttaccaccaccacaacaaacaccatcaacCATGTCGgtgcttacaacaacaacaacgatttgA